Proteins found in one Anas platyrhynchos isolate ZD024472 breed Pekin duck chromosome 18, IASCAAS_PekinDuck_T2T, whole genome shotgun sequence genomic segment:
- the STOM gene encoding stomatin → MADCEMGSVPKALRHRDQSNAGLGVCGWILVIISYILILATFPISIWMCIKVVKEYERAIIFRLGRIRGGAKGPGLFFALPCTDSFIKVDMRTISFDIPPQEILTKDSVTVNVDGVVYYRVQDAVLAVANVTNAGSATRLLAQTTLRNVLGTKNLSQILSDREEIAHSMQVTLDDATNDWGIKVERVEIKDVKLPVQLQRAMAAEAEAAREARAKVIAAEGEMNASRALKEASMVITESPAALQLRYLQTLTTIAAEKNSTIIFPLPIDLLKGIISARG, encoded by the exons ATGGCGGACTGCGAGATGGGGTCGGTGCCTAAGGCGCTGCGACATCGAG ATCAATCCAATGCTGGCCTTGGTGTGTGTGGATGGATTCTGGTGAtaatttcttatattttaattcttgctACATTTCCCATATCGATCTGGATGTGCATCAAG GTTGTAAAGGAATATGAGCGAGCCATCATCTTCCGACTTGGACGCATCAGAGGCGGAGCAAAGGGACCGG gtttgttttttgccCTGCCCTGCACAGACAGCTTCATCAAAGTTGATATGAGGACCATCTCCTTTGATATTCCACCCCAAGAG ATCTTGACCAAGGACTCTGTGACAGTTAATGTAGACGGAGTGGTTTATTACAGAGTTCAGGACGCTGTCCTTGCTGTAGCAAATGTCACAAATGCCGGCTCAGCCACGCGTCTTCTAGCACAGACTACCTTGAGGAATGTTCTGGGGACCAAAAATCTCTCTCAGATTCTCTCTGATCGTGAAGAAATTGCACACAGCATGCAG GTTACGCTTGATGACGCAACAAATGATTGGGGCATTAAGGTGGAACGTGTGGAGATCAAGGATGTGAAATTACCTGtacagctgcagagagcaatggctgcagaagcagaagctgcGCGGGAGGCAAGAGCTAAG GTAATTGCAGCTGAGGGTGAAATGAATGCTTCCAGGGCCCTGAAAGAGGCATCCATGGTTATCACAGAGTCAcctgctgctcttcagctgcGTTACTTGCAAACTTTGACCACCATTGCTGCAGAAAAGAACTCCACCATCATCTTTCCATTGCCCATAGACTTGCTGAAGGGCATCATAAGCGCAAGAGGCTAG